Below is a window of Pseudomonadota bacterium DNA.
CTTTGATGACGGCACGCCCCTCGGTTCAGCGGGCAATCCCGAATGCCGGATCGATTCCATTGCGCAAAGCTGGTCTGTCCTGTCCGGGGCAGGGAGCGCCACGCGCTCGCGCATGGCAATGGACGCAGTGGATAAGCACCTCGTGCGCAAGGACCACGCGTTGATCCAGCTTCTTGCCCCGCCCTTCGACAAGTCGGATTTAAATCCCGGTTATATCAAGGGGTACGTTCCCGGGGTTCGGGAAAATGGCGGGCAGTATACACATGCGGCCATCTGGGCCGCCATGGCCTTCGCTGCCATGGGTGACAGCAGACGGGCGTGGGAAATTCTTACCATGATCAACCCTGTGAACCATGGGGGATCAGCTAAAGGGATTGGAACGTACAAAGTGGAGCCTTACGTTGTCGCGGCTGACGTCTATGCGGTCGCGCCCCACACGGGTCGCGGCGGATGGACGTGGTACACGGGATCATCCGGATGGATGTACCGGCTGATCGTGGAATCACTCTTGGGACTGAGACTCGAAGTAGACAAATTGCATGTCGAGCCCTGTCTCCCTGCCGATTGGGAGGGCTTCACGGTGCACTACCGGTACCGGGAGACTATCTACCATATAAAAGTCGTGCAGGAACACGCGGGCGAAGATGAGGGGAGCGTGACCGTTGACGGGATCGTGCAACAAGACAAATTTATTCCCCTTGTTGATGATCGTAGTGAACATGCCGTAGAAGTGGTCGTGTCGTTGTAAGGCCGAGGCGCTTTTCGCGCCTGGCTTTGTTGCCTGCGAACTCGCCGCATCCTCAATGTAGCGCTGCTACACCTCCGGTTGGCAACCCCTCGGCTCCTCGTTCTCTAAACGAATCCAAATTGACACAAGATGCTGCTTTCACCTACCTATACGTAACAAAAGTTATTGACCGTTAGACCGCTAAAAGTCATTATCTAACTTACTTTTTCTTGAGAAAAAAAGGAGGAGAAATGACCCAGACAACACCGATTTTCAGTAGACCAAGCGGCAACTTCGAGATGGTACGCGACCAATGTAATCCACCGACCCATATCGACAGAATCCTTGAGAGACTCTCCCGTCTGCGGAACGTGGGGACGTAGTTCACTTATTTCGCTTTTCATAATGGAAGATTGGGGAGGTACCCTTTAGACGATTATCAGGCCTTGTTTTTTTTGCAGGCACCTCTATAAAAATAGGGAGGAAGAGGGACATCCATTAAATTATTATATTCCATCTTCCGCCGATTTGAAATACCCTGCCGATTACACTGATAGACCATTGCTCCCCAAAAGATGAAGCGAGTAGTCGTTAAGTAACGTTGGGAAACAATATTACTTACCTTCCCCCTGACCTGAAAAGTAGCCTATCCCCTTCGTGTCCAAACATTTGTAGCAACATTTTATACAACCATTAATATTCTCGTAAAAGTAATATGGAGGCCGGTTTATACGAATCAGGTTTAAGTTGAAAACTGGCTGGGGTCAAATCTTTATTCTTGACAGAGGAGGCGTTTTATCTCATCGAATCTCTTTGCCGTTTCTTCGTCTTTCTGAAGCACCCCTGCAAGCCGCTTCCTTGCCACACTTACAGCGCTGTAATCAATGCCCATAAGTTCCCCGATCTCTCTCTGATTCATTCCACCGTAGCGGTAGAGCATCTCCATGGTAATGGAACGGGCGATACCCTTGTAGCCTTTCTGCAGGAACTCTTCTGTGTGCAGATTGAGCGAGCCGGCAATTGCCTTGAGAATCTTGTCCGGTTGCACCTTTTTTATCATCTGTCTTACGGCAGGTTGTTCCCGTTTGATGGCAGGCATCTTCGTCATGAGTTGTTCAATGAATGATGCCTCCCCGATAATTCCGTGTCCTTTCCCTTTTTCCAAGGGGTTTATCGTGAGTGTTATGCCGCTTTCCACAAACTCT
It encodes the following:
- a CDS encoding cyclic beta 1-2 glucan synthetase; translation: AIARGLRFGEHGLPLIGSGDWNDGMNMVGKDGKGESVWLAFFLYEVLMRFIEVARMHGDLAFAKRCKREAGKLSRNIEENGWDGEWYLRAFFDDGTPLGSAGNPECRIDSIAQSWSVLSGAGSATRSRMAMDAVDKHLVRKDHALIQLLAPPFDKSDLNPGYIKGYVPGVRENGGQYTHAAIWAAMAFAAMGDSRRAWEILTMINPVNHGGSAKGIGTYKVEPYVVAADVYAVAPHTGRGGWTWYTGSSGWMYRLIVESLLGLRLEVDKLHVEPCLPADWEGFTVHYRYRETIYHIKVVQEHAGEDEGSVTVDGIVQQDKFIPLVDDRSEHAVEVVVSL